GTAACTTTTGCCCTGGAATAACCAAGCTGTTAGTGGAAAAACTTTGTTTCCTATAAATGAGGAGAAGGTTAAGATTTGCAGTTTCACCTAAATAGTCTTCTCTCCTATTTGTGACTTTGAAATGAATAGGGTATCAGAAATTGCGGGTTCATTCAATAACAAGCAGATATAATTTCATGATCATAATCCTCATGAGAAAAACACTCTATATTCTAGTAGAGTGAAGTTGGTACATCGTACTGTTAAAATAGATTGACAACAGAAAATCATATATTCTTGTACTTTGTGTTGAGAGCTTCTTCAAACATCTCAGATCGAATCTAACACCTACAGTCTGGTAAAGAGACTCTCCTTCCTGGTATAAAATATATGGTCAATGATGTGTGCTCAGGTGCTATTGCTATTATTCTTGGGGCTGCTGGTGAAATGCACCATCTCTTGAGCCTTATTGCAGTAAGGGTGGGGCCTGCATTGCTTACTGGATTTTATGACGCTCATATTGTTTCCCTGcaaaaaatagatacatatttttaactCTACTAATGAGGGTAACCTAGTCACTAAAAGGAAGCTAAAATAGTTTTCATGGGCTTTTTATTGAGCCAGTTGACTTGGCAACAAAATTGAAATCTTCTTACTGCTTACATTTTCAGTAAGTTGATGACGCAGCAAGATATCCAACAAGGGCTCCTTTTGTTGCTGTGAAAGTACATTATCGATGTGCCTGAGGGTGCATACGTGTTCCTACAAGTTCTTCATACAAGAAAGATTGACCTATCCTTCAAAAGTCTGtgatgttttcaaataatttccaCAATACACTTTTCTGCAAGCGCCAGACACCAGTTCAGATGAAGTATCCCTAAATAGGTCTAACCATAATCTGGGAAAAGTAAGTAAACacattattttcattatgtttCTTGCACTCTTGGATACTTtaatacatttctgtatttttttcagattaaaaattgGATGTTTTATTTCTGGCTGAAGAGgaattttgctttctgatttcatatttatggtttcattttattatgaTCACTGAATGTTTGCAACACTATtacttaaaagacagagacttaAAGCctagaaacataagaaaaatggagtttaaaaagaagttggggggccagcccggtggtgcagcggggaatttgcacgttccacttcttggtggccaggagttcgccagttcggatcccaggtgcggacatggcaccgcttggcaaaagccatgctgcagtaggcatcccacatataaagtagaggaagatgggtatggatgtcagctcagggccaggcttcctcagcaaacagaggaggattggcagtagttagctcagggctaatcttcctcaaaaaaagaaataaataaaaaataaaaagaagttggTTCTCAACTTTTTGGACCCCAAGTACAAGTTAGGACTCATACATGAAAATCTTCCCTCTAAATGCTAAGCTTATTCATTTACAGATATCAACACCTACCTCTGAGAATAACTGCAAGAATCTCTTAAAGAACTCAGAGCCACTGGGGTCAtttatcatctatccatctatctgtctatctatctttctgtctATACCTACCTACGCATCTATCTATCATCAATTTTTCATCTATGTATCTACCTATCCACCTATATTCAGAATAAACACATCTGTATTTAATCTCTTATGTTTTTCCCGTTTGAAAAcgcaaaagaaatgcaaataaacatgGCCATGCCCGAATGGAATTACTTTTATGTACGTTATGTCCTCAAGTCCAACTCTTAGTGGGAGCGCAACACTATTGATATGAATATGTTTTCTTAGAAACAAGAAAGAGCTAGTATTTTAAATTCTTGCTTATTAATAATGTGTTACAAATTCAAAAACTGTTTATTGCGCAAAGAGTATTAAACTTTAGGACATAtagtttgatttcatttattatcACATGTGATGTTGAtgagcttttatatattttttaacaaagactttaattttttagaacCATTTTAGATTAGCAACAGAACTGAGAGGAaagtacaaagatttcccatatgtTCCCTGCCCATGcattaaggttcctccatgtcttttcatggtttaactcatttccttttagtgttGATGAGTTTcctgaattttcaattttcaaaatggaaacatATAAAACTCTTTCTAAGTCATTCTATCtgtaatggaaaatattttaaaaactactatgCCATGAACAAGGAGAATTTATACAACATAAAAAATAGtatgaatttaaaacaaaggcaCAACACTGTAATGTCAGAAAGTGTCACATGTAGAACTCAATTTCCAACATGTAAAAAACTAAAGAGCTATCCCTACTACACTTAACAGGTAATTTTCCATACTTAATTCCCTCTATAGTAGCCACTGTAGAAAGtagtagaatttttaaagatttattttatactcGACCTAACATTAGGTATACTGGAACTGAGGACAAAAATGAATGCAAGCACAGGGAAGATTTTGAATCTCAGAAGGATATATACATATGCTTTTatgggaaaatgggaaaatgggaaaaatcaaGTTAATGTAatccatatagattttagaattattagccatcatttagaaaataagaataaatagtaAATGCCAAAAATGGATTTGGTAGTTCATAGGAAATCTTATTCTTTGGCTATTTCACAAAATCCACTGTGGAACTGTAATATATGTCACTTTGCAGAATAACGCCATGTTCCAATTTCTGCACAAACATACTGGATAGTGCAGAGATAAGATAAATATAAATGGCTTGCTTTTTAACAATTAATAAACCTTCAAAATCCAAAATTTCCATATGATTCAACTTCAAACAAGCTGcacttaaaattgaaaatgaatgaaaatgatattttgagtGTCCACTTTGGGCCAAGTCCCTGACTAACCCGTGTGATGCGTTTGCAGGATGGACCCGAAGAAGCACAGtaaaggctttgaaaactgaactAACGATCAAGCCATCACACACCTAAAATGATACAGAATTTGCACTCTGAACTTAGCCAGATTGAATGCgtgcaaaaacataaaataaacatttgccaTAGGATTTTAACACCTCTCAGaatctttcattttaatatcGAAAATGTATCAGATACAATTCTAATTAcccaataaacaaaaaactagaaaatataatcAACTCTTAAGGAAACACAGTCAACAGAAAACTGATctcaagatgacacagatgttttaattttcagaaaaaggcTTTAACGCTGCTATTAGAGCTGTGGTCTATGAAGTCACTAGAAACACTCTAGAAATGAGTGgagaacagaaacagagagagttaCACAACAATAAGAAGAATCAACAGGAAACTTCAGAATTGGATATTATAATatcttaaagttaaaaaatcacaGATTGGGCCAAAGAGCGGAATCGTGATGACAAAGGGAAGATTCAGTGAATCTGAAAGTAGATAAGTAGAAATTCTAGccgaaggagagagagaaaaaaaattgaaaaaaaagaatgaacagagcctctgagaactgtgggaaaatatcaGTAGTTCTAATATTCATGCCACTGGTGtcccagaggaaaggagaagaggttAGAGCAGgaaatatctaaagaaataatggccaaagatttttcaaatttggtgaaagacaaatttacagattcaagaagctcagtgtataaattttacaaaacatgTGCAGGATCAGGATAATGAAAAGTACGAATactaacaaaaaaatcaaagacctaaataaatggagaaacatataATGTTCATTGGTTTGGAAGGCCAAGTATATTAAAGATGTTAGTTCTTGATAAAATGATCTGTAAATTCAATGTAAACCCTACTAAAATCCCAAaaagatttttctatatttatattggCAAGCTTCTcttaaaatgtatgtggaaacacaaatgaattagaatggctaaaataatatCGAAAAAGAAGCATTGAGTTGGAGGAATCATACTACCCATTTTTAAGACTTCATGAATATCTACAGCAATCAATAAAGCTTAGAACACcagagggatagacacatagatcggTGGAGCAGAATGgggaacccagaaatagacccacgcaATGTGACTAGCTGAGTTTTGACCAAGGTTTCAAAAGCAGTTCAGCAGAAGAAGAATAGCCTTTTTATAAAATGGTGCTGAGACGATCGGAcctcagtgaaaaaaattattcatctaAACCTTACACCTTGtgcaaaaattcactcaaatGGATCATatatagatctaaatgtaaaaagtagagccataaaacttttagaagagaacagaggagaaaaccttTGGGACCTAGAGTTAGGTGACAAGTTCTTAGACAGGACACCAAAGGCActatccatgaaagaaaatagCTCATAGATTTGGCTGtataaaaattcaaacttttgCTCTGCCTAAGACTTtgttaagaggaagaaaagacaagccactgACTCAGAGAAACTATTCGCAAATTGCGTATCCAATAAATCCATATCGTATCCAGAACATACGCAGGACTctctaaataataagaaaactatccaatttaaaaatgggaaaagacttACACAGACAATTCATAAAAGATGTGCATATGATAAATAAGTACACGAAAAGAGGCGCAGCACCACTAATCATtggggaaacgcaaattaaaactacaagatACTACTGCCTATCTAgtaaaatggcttaaaaatacTTATACTATCAAATAATGGTGAGGAGGCAGGGAAACTGGATTTCTCATCCATTAGTGGGAATATGAAAATAAgatggccactatggaaaaaagtccACAATTTTTAAGGAAGATAGACACTTACCATGTGTACCACGTGACGAAAGAATAACTCTGTTAGGCATTCATACTCGAAAGATGACAACTTAGgctcacacaaaaacctgtacattaATGTCATAGAAATTTTATGAATAATCACCAATAACTTAAAGCCACCCAAAGACCACTGAATTTGTGACGCGTTAAATTGTTCTACATCATGCAATGGAACactgccagcccagggtttcgctggttcccatccggggcgcagacatggcatggctcatcgggccacgctgacgcggcatcccatgtgccacaagtagaaggacccgcaactaaaagatacaactatgtactagggggatttggggagaaaaagcagcaagaaagaaaaaaagaagattggcaacagttgttagctcaggtgccaatctttatttttttatttttatttttttttgaggaagattagccctgagctaactactgccagtcctcctctttttgctgaggaagcctggccctgcgctagcatcatgcccatcttcctctactttctatgtgggacgcctgccacagacaggcggtgccatgtccgcgaaccggcgaaccccggggcgccgagaagcggaacgagtgaacttaaccgttgtgccaccaggctgtcccctcaggtgccaatctttaaaataaaattttttaaaaatgagcgtATGCAAAAATAGTGAAATCTGAGTAAAGTCTGTCGTCTGGTTCACTGTATTGTTCCAATCAATTTTCTTGTTGTGATAATACACCATGATTATGTTGGGGGAGGCTGGGTAATGGGCACATGGGACCTCTCTGGACtgtttttccaactttttgtgagtttacaattatttcaaaattaaaaagttctaaaAGCTTAGCACATCTCAAACAACataaaccaaaaacaaaggtCAATTATACCCAGACaaatcataatcaaactgctgatAATCAGaggtaaagaaaacaaatctcaaaattaaaaatgaaaaaatattttgagtaactGTTCATGCCAGACACTGCTTTAGGTCCTTTACTTGTGTCTTATTACTCCGACAATTCCTATTATTTAGGAGTTATGCTCTCCATTTTCAAGATGAGAGCACTGACTCAGAAAGAACACACATCTGCTAAGCGGCAGTAAGGGATTTAGGCCCAGGTCCACTGTATTGAGCGAAGTCCAATCATTTCGTATATGCGCCCAAACATTTTGCACACACCTTCCTAACTAAGCAAGGACAGAGTGTACATACTGAGCATGAGCATATTCCTTACTGTTTTAGTATAAAGTCAGAGGAATATAATGTGTTTCTCCTTTCTAGGCTACGTCATTTCaactattaaaatagaaaaaattataatgttCAAGACAATTTGTACCAAATTAAGGTACGTTAGGTTACAAACAACAGTAAATGACTCTGGATAATTGGAGAAAGCAAGCATTTATTTAAGGGTTAGGAGGGAAGCTCAGCGAATTAAAGTAATAGTCAAAACAGCCAGTTCTTTCCAAAAAGAGGAATTGAAGCAAGTCCGGTGGTAGAGGCTCCTAGACGTAAATGTGAGTTGCAGACAATGGAAAACTCACTACTAACCCCCACAAGCTCTATgtcttctgttttaattttccaaGCGATCAGTACAGATTGGTCCAACACTCATCGATGTTTACCCCTAGGGTCAGTCATGGAAGTCAAGCAGTGAAGCAATGACTTTGCTTGGCTAGTCTGACTTACTTGCCCACATATTTGGCCAGAAGGTAGAGTCTCTTatcaaaagaagaaggaaaaagtgcaAGGCAGATGAAAGCAAAAGCAACTGTAATTCGCCTCTTGGTGTCTATGAACTTGTGCACACTCAGGTGCACATACACTTCTTATGCATACATATCTATGAGGAAGGATGGAACACAGAACAGTTTCAAGATaatcaaatatgtatataaacagGTGTCCCAAATGCCATAGTGCAGTTTTAAGCTTTAATAATTTCAGAAGGGTAAAAGCTACAAATTATAGAGATCCTCATTTGAGActtgaattgttttaatttcccttcTGTAGAGCTTTGAGAATTGTTATAAgactttttcaattttcattgATTGTTTCTGTCCCTCTGATTGAAGATGTCAgagtgacaaacaaaaattgaaatttatctttgaaaatacaGCGCAAATGACACGCAGattatatttttcagaagttAATAGCTTTTACACATCCAAAGTGATTAAGCTTGAAAGGCCATGGAAAGGAAGTAGTCTCATGAATTTGTCATCAACCAAGTATTCCACCTCCAAATAGATATCCTTCTCAAGGAAATTCTTCGGCACAGTTATGGAACGTGGGAGGCAGCTCTCGGACCCACCATTTCTCAGAACCCTGAATCCCAAGTATTCTTGAGGTGCTCTCTTACGTCTGGGGCTCTCACCTCTTGTGCAGTCTGGCCCACAGCAGTTTCCTCTTGAAATGAGTCTCCTTTCCTCAGTTGTGGTGCTGGAGATGATAAACTGGTGTTCACTGTTCTTTAGTTTATGTGAGGAAATCGTGCTCTTCTGCGTGGTATGATCagccttcttctccctccttctcaggACAGCAGTAGATAGTGTTAAAAGTGAGTCTCTGCTCCTACTAGGGgtgtggtggtagtggtgggggTGGAGATATGCATAAACAAAGGCAGGTACTATGCCTGGATGGCAAAGGTGAAGCCCTCTCAGTAGAGTCTGGCCTGCTTTACTTCCTCCCTTTTCggggctgggggaaaaaaaaaaatctgtttacttGCACAACGTGGTTTTCgtgctaaaatatttttcttactggAATGTAGATGTTGTCTTCttgatcttcttcttcttctttttcttgttcttcttgctcTGTAGGAAAGCCATGGCAAGATGGAAAGCATGGCAGCTAAAGCCCTGCTCAATCCCGTGCTCCACATGCTTCTGAAGGACCTCTAAGCTGGGGAAGATCCGGCAGCAGCCCATGCACTTGAAGTCATTGTCCACGGCCACCGGGGGTTCAGGCACGTTGGCACTAGAACATTCCCCCGGAGCTGTAGGCTCTGCTGAAGTGCCAgcatcctcctctttctcttgagCTTCGCCAGCAAAATTGGTCTCACTCTCAGTTGGGAGTTCCTTCGTAACCAAAGCAGAGAGGCTGACTGGTGTGTGGATCTCTTCAGGAAAgctcatctcttcttttctcttcttctttcttgggGGGTCCAACCTTTCCTCTGTATCTAAGACAGCTGTACTCCTTTTTCTTGGGACAGCAATGTAGCAAATTTTTGTGATCGTTTCCTCTGTTACACGCACTGGgggcttattattattatccaaaGGAGGTGGAAAGGGAGATTCCCATTGCTCCCTGTTCTGGGATAGAGATACCAAAGGGTATCCAAGAGAAGAAACACTTTTCTGTACTTGACTGACTCctaggaaagaaaatttcaaacataagaATACCAGAATAAGTGTGTGAAATCTGTAGGAATTAAGGTGGCCATGAGAATATTCCTATGTGAGAGCATGTGGAGtggatgtacatatatatatgtgatactTCAGAATTTTGTGTGTGCTGTGTTTCATTTGAGGTGTGTAAATGGTATAACTATGTGGGAATGAGGGTGTGGTATGTCTCGTGGAGTTGTATGTATGTTCTCGGACATATCTGGTGAGTGTTTTAGATGTTCATAAAAGGAGctggtgaatgtgtgtgtgtgtgtgtgatacgtGGTGTGACAGTACATGTGAACAAGTGCAGGAGTGGTAGCTGCTCTTACGGTGAGACAGTAAGACCTCGGGTGTTAGAGGAAGTGTATGTGAGCACTAAGAATGTGCAGCTCTAGGATGGGCCAAAGGCTTTCTGGGTGAAGTGCCACATGGATTAGAAAGATTGCATACGAAAGTGCATTCCCTTCAAGGCATATGAGTTTTCTAGAGTTTGACCTAGCGTGAGGGAGTTAAAAGACGTTATCGGTTTGAAGAGATGTGAATTATTTATGGGATTAGTGTGGAAATGCGTAAGGCTGAGGATGATTGTGTGAAGGAATGAAGGTGTAAGTGTGTACCTACGTAACACTACTAGAGAACAGAAAAGATAGGTAGGAAAGGAAGGCATGtgtatttgagagaaaaaaatgaaaggaagaagaaatggaaccGTACCTGCTATGAAGGAGTATAGATGTATAAGTGTGCGTTAGGCTATGAGTTCGTGCTGATCTGAGGGGGAAGGTTCTGATTAAATTCCCATATGCATATCAGCACTGCCCACTCTCTCTCCCACAGCTGTCCCATATAACAGAAGTTTGTACTGAAGACATTTGTCCTATCTTTGAAGGCACACTCCCTATTTGTCCCTCTACAGAGGTTTTAGTCCTAGTCCCTCCGCCTTGAAGCCCTTTCCTGTTTTGAGGATAAAGTAAAATAAGTAGGGATTGGGCTGAGAGGCACACTGTACCTCCTGTCCAAGCTCAGATCCTACCCTTATATCTTCCTTACCACCTTCATTAGCAGCAAGAAGTTTGCCTGCAGAGGTGGCACAGGAAAAATATTCAGGATTATATTTGTGGAGGTTTAAGATTcctagaaaatggaataaaagtcataaaaacagCATGTCCCATTTTCCTGCGCTGTTCTGCACAACCTATTCCACTCAGCACCGGCCCCATGGACATACTTATTTTGTTCTGAACACTTATCTTTAGCTTCGGCAGACAATTGGCATATTTCAGTATTCTGTGCTGCTATCTGGATGTCGCCATCAAGGTTGCTCATGCTTACACACCTTGGTGAAGATTTTTGGTACCATTTGCCTTGCTCTACATCTTTGACACTTTATCCCCTGTATCCCACCTCTGAGATTCACAATCTCTGATTCAGAGGAAAcaattggaaaatttttatttttgaagaaataaactaTTGCTTATAATTATGTCACTGTCCCTGTCTCAAGGTTAACCCGGCTTATTGCTCATTATTTTACTGTTTACAATTATTGTCATCTCTCACGAATGCTTCCGGTAGATGTATTATGCACATTTGTAGCAAAGGAGCTCAGTTCTAACTCTAGGCGTTGCCCCACCACCCCACCTGATtcctcctcagcccctcctctcccacacACCCATACCACTGTGAACGAACGTGCCTGAGGAAGACACAGAGGTCACGTCGTCTGAGTCTGAATCCTTTGCCCTCGGAAGGGTTCTTTGGGGCAACCCAGAGGGTCCAGGCTGCTCATCGTCTTCAACTGAGTCTAAGACTTCtgggaaagacaaggaaaatcaGATATATGATATCTTTTGCCTtcaccaaacattcaaggaataCCACATACAATAACACACACGGCATCTATCCTCAGGAAGATCACGGTCTAGATTCTGTTCAAAGCTCCAACATCCAGGTAtacaaaaatattgttggaaAGGTGTTTCTGATTACGTATGAGGAGCCTATGTTGTCTTCCACAGTGTATCAGAGCCTCAAAGTCTGGCCTGGTACATGGTAAGGTGCCAGTATAGTTTGTTATTACTACACGATTGACTAGAGGAATAAATTTGGAGTATGTATGCAGGTCAAGTAGCTCAGTTCGTCAGCTGTGCACGATCATTTGAATGTCCTGCTGCTTCCTGGGAGAGTTAGATTTTACTGGAAAGAGTGCAATGATTTCCATTTCtggtcccctgcctcctcttcaaGACGCCTGCTATTGTGGACCCTCACACTAAGGCCTCTGTTGCCAGAGCTCCACAGGACCAGGACTTTAGTGGAACTGCCGGGTTCTGACCCTGAGTAGGACACCCCAATACAATCCCAAAGGTTGACTCCAGACTATCCCTCCTGACATTGGCCACAGCTTCCCTCTCAGGAGCTTACTTACTCTTACATGGCACAGCAATCCCTTGGGCTAATCAGTGTGTCACCTTTCCCAGTGTCCCCTTCCCACACAGGGCTCTCAGTTTTTCATCTATAATGTCTACCCCCATAAACGATCTCGAAACTCTCCCAGTTTACAGGTAAATTCTATGTTATTGGTTTTTTTCTGACTAGAATGTGTGTATTTCTTGAATCAGCTCTATCTCTACCATGGATTTAAAGATATCATGAAAATCCCCAGttagcttttcttccttcctcataaCTGACATTTACAATGGAAAAGACTCTGCCTTTACATTGCCAAGTTTCagtaaataaacaagtaaattctTATTCCTGATAAAATAACTCAAACACATTAAGTCCTCTTGTCTGTTTAAAAACCTCAGGTAAGTCTGAAACCAAATTCCGATTCCTCCAAATACATCCACTTTGTCTCTTAGATCTTTGGTGCACGGCTGGTGGGTCATATTTGTGTGGGGATGGTGAAATTAAGTGTTTGCGGTATATTTTTCAGAGTTAGTGTACATGTCATGTTTGGTGAGTGTAGACTGATGTGTGAACGTCCGTCATGCTCCCTCAGCAATCTCATGCAGTGAGTGTGGCGGTGAGATGGCCATTGTACATGTGAGTGTGATGTATTGGGTGACATTGCAGCATAATTTTCTATATGTATAGGCAATACATCTTCCACGTATGATGAGTGATCTGTGTGCCACATACGATTGATGTTCAGGTAGTTATGTAACACCTGTTTGGTTTAGATGAGAGGCTGTGTGGATCTGAGCAATTTTGTGAGGTCTGTTGAGGCCACGAAAGTGTTCCAGACTGACTATGTGAAGGATAGATAGAATAGAGATCATGTGAACTCCAAGATTGTGGAGTTATGCGAAGGGACTAAGGGAGTGGGAACAGAGAAGAGTTCTAGAAGATGTTATATGATTCTGATGGCTTCACACATTGTTTAATGAAATATGGAGTCTGACAAGAGTCGGATTATTTGTGCAAATTAGAGATTGCGGTATTGAAA
The nucleotide sequence above comes from Equus przewalskii isolate Varuska chromosome 13, EquPr2, whole genome shotgun sequence. Encoded proteins:
- the LOC139075118 gene encoding protein FAM170A-like, with product MKRKQKRKHLEDAYIPQSANKTKKTLSLQEYALQPRHDRVVPTQDQEAKDSSSEYFPGVSSVDKLAGAGISNFNQYNPQFGYSLENNNMVREARDRSSESEYFSCYSSFSNFYNVSNTEVLDSVEDDEQPGPSGLPQRTLPRAKDSDSDDVTSVSSSGVSQVQKSVSSLGYPLVSLSQNREQWESPFPPPLDNNNKPPVRVTEETITKICYIAVPRKRSTAVLDTEERLDPPRKKKRKEEMSFPEEIHTPVSLSALVTKELPTESETNFAGEAQEKEEDAGTSAEPTAPGECSSANVPEPPVAVDNDFKCMGCCRIFPSLEVLQKHVEHGIEQGFSCHAFHLAMAFLQSKKNKKKKKKKIKKTTSTFQ